Within Quercus lobata isolate SW786 chromosome 5, ValleyOak3.0 Primary Assembly, whole genome shotgun sequence, the genomic segment aatccttgagaggcattataccaaacctggttctcaccatcatcatcactgtgagacagttgtttggatttctgggaagcagttaggaaggaaccaatcttcattggttgatgctacggtctagcagcggaattcgggaagctagaaaagaaaaaggttcggcgcaacctcgttggagcaagaagcttggagggcttaggtgcactgggtagattaggcttggagggtctattgctgtccttgtatcccaactatattttctagtggattgattaccgcttggagggcggcggagaggtttttcgccgagggcttcggtttcctcttcgataacacatcgcgtgttgtctttgtgtttgcatcttccttcctctctatctttgccttttatttatctgctgtggattttattctgttatggcttagatagtttttaatcaatttcgtatgatagcatatgttaagtttccgcacacttgttgtttgacatattgcttgaattgattaagttttaatttgggggtctaaacgttcaaaggtgtttttgcacgtttttgaactttcacctagcacatcatctatgacatgtgcatccaaaatgaattctttacctctaacccagcaacttaactcattctcctttatcatagcatttgaataaaattccctaatcaggggttcacacactacagggaaatcactcagaagcttttcccatcctcttccttcaaaacagctggggataaaagattgtcttaagtcctccaaatctacaaatctttcttgaataattcctgctttcaagaagatatccttgtatctctcaaagtgatgaactgacctaaacagtttagaatccattttcaatcttttgtcagccttctttgcaggagttttctttttcggaggtgagggagccatctgtgaacaatcagaagaggccacaacagcatAGAGTAATATATGTGCAGAActagtcagtaccatgtaattaacaaagagatttcAGTCACACAAATGAACttgaacacttaaacaataagctacttagatcaatcacatggataaacaagcctaagataggaaacacatataaaatcatcagatatagaaactatcctaaaggcagaTATATGACAATGAGACAGATAATGGAAAATGATATGACTCATAATCAGCATTGTGAAACTAACACATGCTCCCAACAGATTTACAGAATAGAACATGcacattcagcacagtaaaACTCACAACCTCAAATGGAACATTTTGAAACAGCTCAACACCTCAAgttcagataaaataaaagaaacatttagctaagcacaggatgaagaccaaaaaggaaacaactAAGATCAAATCAAACTCTAACAACAGCATCCGCAAGTTAAGCATGAACAAAGAGCAATATctgaaacacaaacccatctctaAAACATAAATAGATGAGAAgaatcaaagggaaaaacaaaaaatcaagtagaaatgagttcaaaactgaaaacccatacctgtgacttgaagaatttgagtagaaaatatgcaacaatggagattggaaatgggtgcacggagtgtttgggaaggagatagtttagagagaagatgaacagtcacaaatattcgagggaaaactgaaaaagatttaaaaattgctcctgtttttgccaaacacacgtTTTTCGtaacttgattaagtcgccacacagtcgccagttcaagccgctaaaacactcaaggacaaagatttgaaaaaattttctaagtgtttttcgcgactggaaggtctacccacgagtgagtcgcgagctgagccgcgaaaatctctgagtaaccctcgcgactggaccttccacttgcgaacaagtcgccaagaATGACCCGCGAAaacgcgactgaggctcgcgacttgacatacccgcgactgagccgccaaaacagggcaaaactggatttttgaaattttcagatttttcaaacaaaatactttccaaaaacacctaaaacactcaaaaatttttttgtgcttgaattaacaaagattgagcaagtgaaaacacatttcatcaagtacaatcacacaaatgaatatggcatttttgaacataaacttgtgtgttgtgtgtggatatcaacaacaagatagtccttagtctaatgtgaagtttcaatgatcaattcaaccaagacatacacaactagtactagatcatgtgacctatctcaattatagaaatatgtgtatatgacctcccacaaaacttgataacataacttggagttttacatttgaatccacttttaatcataacatttgatctttttgatcttttgaggcaatcacctctcattgtgagagtgatatttgacatttcactttaatgaacaagcctttggctttttgaataaacattttctttaatataaagtcgcttaccctttttcctaatcgaatactagaatgtgcgacaggcttttgcagctcaatatctcttttcatttggagatttacatttggtgagctctttttagcaaaaacataaataaatagtgggaagatatatagacacaagtctatgcatgtctcaagatcaacataaccattcactaatcattcatgacgagtttgaagatttatttacaacaatcacatagatttcaagatttttcccacattgatatgagtgcatgaaaacaagtaatgctcgaaaatgcacaaagccattagcacaaaggtacaaggcaaaacaagttttgagacaaaaactcaacaaagtcaatcaaactttttgattttctaatttttatgtgatttttggatttttgacactaaaaacaaaaagattgataaaacaaaaaaatgcacaagtagacaagcaaacaaccaacaacaaaaacagcaagcaaataaacaaatatcgtcacaaagtataggaagtattaatgcatggacatgttgtaatgcttatgcatgagtaccctttttcacccacacgtcacttgcgtttggggtgatttccttataggattgggtacgggagttagggctttcaaaccttcgtgagaagctttccaagcagttggtgaatgcaccaatcatcttcatcacgttcatcattccgggatcaccattctgatctttAGATTGATCACCTACCCAATTTCTtgtatcatttctaggtcctcctgacctttgaggagttgcactattctttgctctcagcctttagcaatttggtcgagtatgcccttgaagtccgcaataatgacacacataagttactctaggacctctttgtggtcatgggtgtgacttggcacgagattcagacctgcccacagattgattacggggattcagcatccgttgattcaccacattcttcttctcctccatcttgagcttctcatcagtaagatcagctacaactggatctttggcctttacaaacttcacttcttttgtgacatttccagatgaactacttcctccggtatatcccaatccggatttgtctgaaaagctcttttgagatgagataacatcatctagcttcttggtggtgaccctctctattttagcatttgcttgcacaacctcattctcaagaaatcttacttttgtgtaagtttcggacagctcaccattcagtgtttctatctcacatttggcctccctatatcggattaggagacttttgtagtcctcctcagccttcttcatttttctcacagcagccttggccacccttgtgtactcacccgacttctccaagagtgagttataattctcttgaagatttgctgtgatttcatcttcttcagcatctgattcttcaacaattcctagtgattcatcatcactatgttctccaaggtctcgtacaagcagattcaactcatttgaagactcaacatgagcaatagtcataaaagccgaatagttcccctctccatcacagctctcttcagattctgaattagacgaatccgagtcactcaaagtcgtggcatacactttacctttcgatttcaaataattcggacattccttcttaaagtgtccatgcccattACATTCAAAGCAAGTGACACATTGTGTAGGTtgagattcttttccatctttctttttgaattcccttttctcccttccagaactttggaattttcttttatcatcaaatttgccattatttttgaatttcaagaattttctgaaatttttgacaaggtatgcaacatctttatcaaccacatcttctcccgatgagtcttgatcttctacCTTCttattaatggtctttagagcaagagatttactcttccgttgactGGGCAGcaacatctcataagtctgcagagaaccaaccagctcctgtactttgatgtcatcaaggtccttgctcacttcaatcgctgtcactttagcacgaaaactttccgacaatgatcgaaggatcttccttacaatttttgaatcctccgttttctcccccaagttgaacttgccgacaaccacctcatttagcttcccatagaaagaatcaaaagactcatcctcactcattttgagctcctcaaaccaatggttagcatttgcaacttggtgtctttcactttcttcgtgccttcataggtggtttccaaaatctcccatgcttctttggcaacggtaatgtgagaaatcctgtgaaattcatctggagacacaccacagaaaatagcattgagtactttactgttagcattagatgcagcaagtgcagccttatcccatgtggatttggctgcctcaggtctggtacAACCAacctcaacagcatcccaaacagattcatcaatagaacacagaaaagctctcatgcgaaccttccaaaaagcataattactaccatcaaaatatggaggtgcatttagggattgagacctatccatctcaaaagggagtcaaggatcacacaatggtaatgaaaccaatagcagtgtacccgctctgataccaaatgaaagttcaaaaacgtgtataaacaccttttgaacgtttagacccccaaattacaacttaaccaattcaagcaatatgtcaaacaactagtgtgcggaaacttaacatacgctataatatgaaattggtaaaaactatctaagccaaaacaaaacacaatcctcagcagataataaaaaggaaaagatagagaggaaggaagttgcaaacacaaagacaacacgcgatgtgttatcgaagagaaaaccgaaaccctcggcgtaaaacctctccgccgccctccaagcggtaaacaatccactagaaaatacaattgggatacatggacagcaatagaccctccaagcctaatctacccagtgcacctaagccctccaagcttcttgctccaacgaggttgcgccgaacctttttcttttctagcttcccggattccgctactagaccatagtatcaaccaatgaagattggttccttcctaacagcttcccagaaatccaaacagctgtctcacagtgatgatgatgatgagaaccaggtttggtataatgcctctcaaggatttgacaatggagaggaagagagttgaggaatttgaagagactctaatgtatagattatgggtgaatcaatcttgtttttctttagggtttctctttcaaaattctctctggtaGCTCTCtaacaatcgtgggtaaaaggggtatttatactggagtggaagaggaatgtgaaacgtcaggttttacaaaataggggtggctcgcggcttgacctagcggcttgaccaagtcgcgagataaccgtatggccagttgtcctgttttgtcctgtagtgctccagcttgcatgactgttcaccttccagcatgcttggcacgtgtgctgcgtctggtggcttgaagccgcgagtcactcgcgaggcccagccgcgagtctctgtttacttgcacactcttgagcaatcttcactctaactcactcactacccttacatcaaacccacctaaatacagggttactaaatgctgaattacaagcaaatttggcacggaataaagccaattagatggttgaataaattcaaccttacaatgaTATTGTCCAGAACTAGAAGGTACTTCCAAGCCTTCAAGAAATCTTTCACCTCCTTGAACAAGTAATCTTTTACCTTCCCATCCTCAGGAGGCGACAGGACATGTCCTAATCTTTTCAAGAGCAAATTCTTGTCGTCGTCCACTGAATCAGGTAGAGACACCAAGTATCTATAATGAAAACGGTTctgaatatttttattattcaaaacCATCTTTGCCAGAGTTGTCTTACCGATACCTTTCATCCCCACAATGGCATGAGTTGAGAAACGGTCCCTCTTGGTGGTCAGTTGGGTGACTACTTCATGTATGTCTTCTTCTAAGCCGACCTCCAAGTTTGTCTCTTCCTTCAGTTCAATGCGACATAACTTTATCCTTGCCTCGAGAAGTTTGGGGGCTTTCTGGAATTCCCCGAGTTCTGCAGAGAACTTCTGCCAAGGATCTGTCTCGCTTTGAGTGTCGCTCCTTTTGGAGGTTGAGATTCGTATGTAGGCGAACAAGGAATTATTTACGTCTTTAATAATGGTTTTCATTTGATCCTTCCAAGCCGTTTTTGAATTCTTTAAATTCTCTATGCCTTCAACCACATTTGCTTCTTCGATAAATTGATGCACTTGATGGAAAAGTTTTTCTAGCTGTTTGAGCTGATAAGTTGCAACGGGTGGCGCCTGTTTGAGCTGGTTGCTAAAGTCGTCAAGAAGAACTATAATATCCTTTTTAAGGGTGGTGGCCTGAGTTTGCTTTTGTGGAGACAGGTGGACAGATTGTGATTGATATCTTTTGACAAAGGTGAAATCAAACTCTTGTTTTCTATGAAAGAGACGCAAGAGACGACTCCCCATGCCCAAAATACTCCTCTTGAGCTTACGCCTTGTTatcaaattaccaaaatacgGAAGCCAGCTCATTAGAGTTGTGATTTTCTGTTTCCTCTCAATTTCATGTTGTATTTTGTCGATGGTGTCATGCGCTTCCTCCACCCAGGCCTCTTCGATTTTACCTTCCAAGATAAGCCCTTCTAAATCTTGCAGGAAAGCAATCAGTAGCTGCAGTGGAAAGTTGATAGTGTACGCTACGTTCTTTTGCTCTTCAGACAGTAAATCTGGAGTCTTACTGATCAGgacttttaatttcttttcaataGAGGCACTTTTTTCATGTTTTCGGTAAGGCTTCCTCTTGTCTTCCTCTATTGGTCTGTCCTGCAGGCTTCTAACAGTAGACCTTGACGACTCAACAAATTGACAGATTTGTTCTCTGTGTATCTTCCAAATTTGAACATTTATCTCAGAACTGCACAAATCCAATTCATTCTGGAGGcgatgaatttttttgtaatccGGGAAACCAAAGTAAATCCATTTCAGGGATTTTCCTCTTTCACTCAGTTCATCATAGGTTTTTCTCCAATCCTGTACACTGCGAACCACAGTTTTGGTTGCATCCACCCAGCCTCTCGTAGCATCATTTAGTCGTACAGTGGCTACTGATCTCAGTTGGGAATTCCCAAGTTGGTGGGCTTTCTCATCTATTTTTCTCCCTGATTCTGAAACAGCTTCTACATCTTTTAGGAGAGCATCCAAGAGCTTGAAGTCCCAGCTAACCTTCTTGAAACTCTTCTTCAACCGTTGAAATGATCTATAACTCAgcaaaatgataatgatgtggGCAGACAAGAGAACAATGAGGAGTATGAAGAAATcaagaacataaaaattaaacGAATAGAAAACGCTGGTGAAATGGCCATGGGTGCTCTCTGGTATAGGAAACAGAGCTTGTAGAACTTACTGAATTTAAACCATTTCCTTCATATGAAGAAAATGGCCATTACTTGGTTCAAAAGTGAGAATACTGAATAAGAATGCAACGGCCATTACATGGTTAAAAATAAGATTACTGAATAAGACAATATATAATATGTGAATCAAGTGATATACAAGACAAACTTACGCAAGAATTTATTCcttgatgaaaagaaaaagtcatTTCTTGGTTGAAAAGTGATCATTACTAAATCACGAAGAATAGAATTTGTGTGAAACAACTGGTATACCAACCAAAGCTACGTGAGAACTCACTTGAACTACACAGATGCTTTAATGAAATGAAAAGGACCTGCAAAGAAAGGAAGTAGACCAAGATTGAATTGGAAACTTCTAGTTTTATTTCTATATCAGAGAGTCCAAATGAATTAGcaatctaatctatatatataacataacaGAGTAACAGAAAAATGGCGCCAAAACAGGTAAATTAACTAACTCTCAACAGCTTAACAAACTCCCTAACTCAACTAATCA encodes:
- the LOC115989860 gene encoding uncharacterized protein LOC115989860, whose product is MTSLACEITWVLQLLKDLKIEHPKAAMLFYDNQAALYIAANPAFHERTKYIEVDWHLVRDKIMEESTHGHFTSVFYSFNFYVLDFFILLIVLLSAHIIIILLSYRSFQRLKKSFKKVSWDFKLLDALLKDVEAVSESGRKIDEKAHQLGNSQLRSVATVRLNDATRGWVDATKTVVRSVQDWRKTYDELSERGKSLKWIYFGFPDYKKIHRLQNELDLCSSEINVQIWKIHREQICQFVESSRSTVRSLQDRPIEEDKRKPYRKHEKSASIEKKLKVLISKTPDLLSEEQKNVAYTINFPLQLLIAFLQDLEGLILEGKIEEAWVEEAHDTIDKIQHEIERKQKITTLMSWLPYFGNLITRRKLKRSILGMGSRLLRLFHRKQEFDFTFVKRYQSQSVHLSPQKQTQATTLKKDIIVLLDDFSNQLKQAPPVATYQLKQLEKLFHQVHQFIEEANVVEGIENLKNSKTAWKDQMKTIIKDVNNSLFAYIRISTSKRSDTQSETDPWQKFSAELGEFQKAPKLLEARIKLCRIELKEETNLEVGLEEDIHEVVTQLTTKRDRFSTHAIVGMKGIGKTTLAKMVLNNKNIQNRFHYRYLVSLPDSVDDDKNLLLKRLGHVLSPPEDGKVKDYLFKEVKDFLKAWKYLLVLDNIIETWDTLKEAFLDNKYGSRILLTTRDKSVASHADPSCFSYRLRLRTKDESWDLFTQMVPQPQLSQDLKRQAEKLVRRCGGLPLSIFSIGYLLSGKKVTTGELSRALEHINPYQTPWIDNWETNRKDLSPNLGKCLSHFAQFPKDSEISAKRLVALWVAEEFVQKTDKPLESVAKQNLKHLIECNLVQELERKHNGKVLSCGLPSALQELWSRPDSTLTPDQRLPYYFVQMDTISSQRHGSSLNSRIILQKCRNLSSILF